The following nucleotide sequence is from Juglans microcarpa x Juglans regia isolate MS1-56 chromosome 6D, Jm3101_v1.0, whole genome shotgun sequence.
TCCCCACCTTCCCTCCGCTTCTTCTCCGTCAAGTCTAGCGCTCAACCCTTCATCTCCGTGTCTGCCTCTTCATCCCCACCCTACGATCTCAAGGAGTTTAAGTTCGAGCCTATCAAGGAGTCCATCGTCTCCCGCGAGATGACACGGCGGTACATGATGGACATGATCATGTACGCCGACACTGACGTTGTCATTGTGGGTGCTGGCTCCGCCGGCCTGTCTTGCGCCTACGAGCTCAGTAAGAACCCGTCTGTACAGGTGGCCATCATCGAGCAGTCTGTCAGCCCAGGTGGCGGTGCGTGGCTTGGCGGTCAGCTCTTCTCGGCTATGGTAATGatgtatataaaaacaaaattatagcTAGAACATCTGGATGCTGCGATTGTTGTTATGTACATTAATTATTTGGATCTTTCGGGCGGTTTCTTTGTTAATATCAgtccttttttttcaaaatattttataaataaaaaatttgttttgtgaaagATTTTGACGCTCATGCTAACTAAACCTCATTGAAtctcgatatatatatataggttgtgCGCAAACCAGCGCATGTGTTCCTTAACGAGCTGGGCATCGAATATGATGAGCAAGACAACTACGTGGTGATCAAACACGCGGCGCTCTTCACCTCCACCATCATGAGCAAGCTCTTGGCTCGCCCCAACGTGAAGCTCTTCAATGCGGTGGCGGCCGAGGACTTGATCGTGAAGGGAGGGAGAGTTGGTGGGGTGGTGACGAACTGGGCACTGGTGTCGATGAACCACGACACGCAGTCGTGCATGGACCCCAACGTAATGGAGGCCAAGGTGGTGGTGAGCTCGTGCGGCCACGACGGGCCTTTCGGTGCCACTGGGGTCAAGAGGCTAAAGAGTATTGGGATGATTGACAGCGTGCCCGGGATGAAGGCACTGGACATGAATGCCGCTGAGGATGCTATTGTGAGGCTCACAAGGGAGATTGTGCCTGGGATGATTGTCACTGGGATGGAAGTTGCTGAGATTGATGGATCCCCAAGAATGGTATGTTTCCTCCTTTTTGTATACGCctgtattttatatttgaaaaattttaaacataagtgtacacttatttaaaaatatgtaattttatttttttaactatatttatttaaaaatatgtaattttatttttttaactatttaataaaaatgattctaaatatatttataagtaaaataagataaaaaggtaaaatgatatattttcaaataaatatacaggATATGGGGTTTATGAATAGTACTGctctttatatttatcatttgaaaattgaaatcataCGTACTCATCATCTCTTTGAACATGGACATCAAGAACTTACATGGGGGACGAGTATTTATGGACATCAAATTTATACCCTCTAGCTCTTTGCAAAAGGCCATTTTTTATAGGTGTAATGATTTTTGGCCACCATGGATATTGTTTTAGgtatgaaaaaatgatttgcGTAGGCTTTGATTGTATAAACTTTAAGttaaatcttttgaaaaaatttgaagaaaaaaatcgaTTTATAATGACTCGCTGATCTTCAAAGAAAGAATGCTTGTGTGATCACttgcatgcattaattattCTGTTTGGATTCGATAAAATGAGTAAGtcgaaatgatttgtaaataataactTCTATTTAtcagttaaaatttataaataataattgatatcAACTCAGCACTCAATCCAaacctctcaatccaaacagccGGATACGTTACTCGTTAGAATtgatttaggttttttttttttttttttttatgttgaatTGTATTgaattgtgataataaaatattattttttaatattaatattattttaaattttaaaaaaattaaataatttattatattttatattaaaatttaaaaaaattataataataaattgagatgaattttacgaagaaaataaaatcttagaTTAATTTGATACGACAGCCTCAATTATAATAGAGGGCGCGGACGCAAAACAAGCTAGCTGCTACTTAATTAGCCTTTATTTTGGTAGGGCTAATTAGCCAATTATGCTGTGGTCTGTCCCCTTCATGACAATCATAGAGGGCGCGCGTGGACCCAACATATATAAGCGAAGGACGATGGCCTATTAGGTTGTGGTCTGTCCCATCCTCGGTCCTAATCACACAGAAAGGCCACAGTACGTGGATGACTGATGATTTATTGGTAGCAAGATCAGTTGGTCGTCCATTGCCTATTATTAATGCGTGTAGGATTTATGTTCTCtgtttcctttccttcttaACACTATCTGTAGTAGAAATGATTCGGATACTGAATACATTACCAAGTCAAGCTAACGTGGAACAGTTGTAGTAAAGTTAAACTTGTCGCAAAATAGATGCAGTCAATATGGTCAATGTCTTGGCTCAACGCTGGCTCTAGCGTTGCTTTGAACATGTATTTGTCGTGCAAGTTGGGTTGCTGCAGTACCCTTTTATCAGTGGTATATTATACACTTTAAAGATAAGAATAGAGATTGAAAGGTAATGGTCCCTCAAATAGTTTTGTCCTCTAAAATTACACTAATTAAAGATCATTGTTACCAATATTAAAAGTGAGGAAttgatcattaaaaaaagataaatgttttaactataaaaatttttcataaaaacaaacCCATCAAGCtgtgatattattaattattaatgtgcTATTAcgatagattataaaattattttattgtaatataaatttaacatattatataataaaatatcgtgaatttatttttttaaaatcacttttttgattgatccttcaaaaaaaaattgaaatgattaatATTGAATTAATTGTAACCTTTGTATAATTTGGGGGTAATGCAGGGTCCCACCTTTGGAGCGATGATGATATCAGGGCAAAAGGCAGCGCACTTGGCCTTGAAGTCGCTGGGACTTCCCAATGCAATTGATGGTTCATATGTTGGAAGCATCCACCCGGAGCTGATCCTTGCTGCTGCAGATTCTGCTGAAACTGCCGACGCATAAACCAAATTTAGTCTTgttaattaatgaaatgaaaaaatgccGGAAATAAATTATCCAGGTTGACTGGAATGGAATTAATGTGTACTGGTACTGGTGGTGCATGGATGGTTGatgtgactatatatatatatatatatatatgaagaatgTGGGTGCGTATTCAtgtatcttttctttttgttagctgtgactatatatataaatatatatatatatatatatttcgatgatcctgaaccaaccgAAGTAGAAACTTCATCTCAGGGttgtcaaaaaacaaaataagttcaacaagTAGGTGAGGTACCCAGGTAAGTCCCGTGTTAAGCCAAGGTTGGCGTTGAGGGCAGATAGTGGTacaaacccgagggccgagagtggtaagttcgcagacccctgagatgcgacggtcggtgttgtcttaggacaaaatgagttggataaatagatccaattcaacaattagttccaggtcggctatgccgcctgacatagtGAATGAGGAAGACTGCGCCTTCGAGGCAGTTGAGTCTTCTAATTTTGGGTCTTGGAAGATCCCAACCCTTAATGTTAATAAGTTATATCGGACCAACTGGTTTGAAAAAACTTTGCACACACAACACtgcgtgcgtactgttgaacaatCTTATGCTATATCTAAATCCCAAGAAAAATGTTGTCTGTTCCCAAAAGAACAAATGACTAAATTTTTTCAGGAAGGATTTAggtatattcatattggatctgtccagatcgctgccaaacctttaactagGCGAGGTATCGATGCATCCGTTCTTTTCTGCctaagggatgccagattcaatcaatttgaaacaagtattctcggaatgatccaatcgtCTTTAACGAacggaccagtccattttaattgtttccctgatttaactcttgctattgatgatgatcatatttcaaaatgtttaactttaaatattttgacttcTGGTTATGATATGCTTCCAGGGAGTAAACCTCtcactttgatttacaggatttattatcgtcttttaaaaacgaatttaaatcctcgtgctattgcaaaacccatccagggaaaaactctattgatccagagttcaaccccagatgcggaAGTTTCtgttccaaaaatgattttctggAAGGATATTAttcttcctaatgaatggatttTAGAAGAGGCTGTTCCCCCTGCCTCTATTCCTCGAAATCCTGTTGATAGTtacccaagtaacattcaacagtatttaGACGGAACtgttaaaatttgttttgaccAGAAcagatctccagggctaagaagaaattcttatgctggatctagttcttcttttgaagggtcagaaattccagtaagaagagac
It contains:
- the LOC121234855 gene encoding thiamine thiazole synthase, chloroplastic-like isoform X1 is translated as MATIASPLTFKPQRLALFDSSSSFHGTRLSPPSLRFFSVKSSAQPFISVSASSSPPYDLKEFKFEPIKESIVSREMTRRYMMDMIMYADTDVVIVGAGSAGLSCAYELSKNPSVQVAIIEQSVSPGGGAWLGGQLFSAMVVRKPAHVFLNELGIEYDEQDNYVVIKHAALFTSTIMSKLLARPNVKLFNAVAAEDLIVKGGRVGGVVTNWALVSMNHDTQSCMDPNVMEAKVVVSSCGHDGPFGATGVKRLKSIGMIDSVPGMKALDMNAAEDAIVRLTREIVPGMIVTGMEVAEIDGSPRMGPTFGAMMISGQKAAHLALKSLGLPNAIDGSYVGSIHPELILAAADSAETADA
- the LOC121234855 gene encoding thiamine thiazole synthase, chloroplastic-like isoform X2; this translates as MATIASPLTFKPQRLALFDSSSSFHGTRLSPPSLRFFSVKSSAQPFISVSASSSPPYDLKEFKFEPIKESIVSREMTRRYMMDMIMYADTDVVIVGAGSAGLSCAYELSKNPSVQVAIIEQSVSPGGGAWLGGQLFSAMVVRKPAHVFLNELGIEYDEQDNYVVIKHAALFTSTIMSKLLARPNVKLFNAVAAEDLIVKGGRVGGVVTNWALVSMNHDTQSCMDPNVMEAKVVVSSCGHDGPFGATGVKRLKSIGMIDSVPGMKALDMNAAEDAIVRLTREIVPGMIVTGMEVAEIDGSPRMVCFLLFVYACILYLSFEN